GACTTCAAAACAGAACCAGGTTTTGCCCAATACTTTTTCCCCCACTTTTACTTACAAAGGAGTTAACTCCCACGCTGAGCTGTGGGTAAGCCTTGGGAGTCACACCATGGTTTTGCTTCTGGGTGTCAAGACAGAGTCATCAGGGTTTCTGTACACAGTACCCCAGAGTTACAGTAGTAATTGATGTCTGAAACCCAAGAAGCCCAGACAACCAGCAAGTCCCTTCCCCAGAGGCTGCTGGGCAGCGTGTGGGACTCAGCATGCCCACGTGGCAGTGGGACATCGCACATCAGGGTATCGCTGTCAAAAGTGACCACGCTGGatcaaaccacaaaaccatCTGGCCTGAGAACCTGTCACCTGCTGGGAGAAAGGTATAAAGACATGCAAGTGGCTGTACTTTCCCCCCAGGAATActctcctgcctccagcaggtTGCAGAACCATGTCCTCATGACCCCAGGCCTAAGCAAGCAGGAGGTATCTTTGATGAATTTTACATACAACATCTCTAgccatatatttaaaaaaatgatatatatacatataaaatagaGGTCACAATATTTTCTTACAGATAGGTAGAGAAGTATCTGCACTGCTTTATTTACACATTCTCTAGTGAGAATCTCTTTTAGAAAACCAGCTTAGGGTATAATACTCAGCACCTACACAATTGTAGCTATTGTGCAATGGTCCTTTGGTGTGTTTTGTCATTTGGTGTTGCACTAAACCCTTGCCTGATCTCAGCCATGCACAAGCTGACATTTGAAGCACCATTTATTCGCCAGAATCTTCCCTCTGTGGAGTGCTTCTtgtggaaaggaaggaagaataaaTCTCTACATGTGAGAAAAAGAGATTCATCTTCAAGCTGCTGGTATATGAATGGGCACAAAACAAGAGGACTAGGAGAGAGGAGTGTCACCAACATCGCCCACATCATGCCCCAGTGCCTACAGCAAGGATTCGGGCTCCCCTTCCTTGCCCACAGGGGTCTCAGCATCTCTGAAGCAGCTCCCTTTCCTCAAGGAAGAGCTCTCCCGATGGCTGTTGAACTGATACACTTGTCGCTTAAACAAGCGGTGGAGCTTCTCCTGGAACTGGTTCCCGATGAAGCAGTACAGCAACGGGTTGATGCAGCTGTTGGCAAAGGCCATGCAGATGCCAAATGGCAGCGCTGTGTCGATGAGCCCTGTTACCGCGCAGCTGATGATGATGTTCATGTGAGCCAAGGCATCCAGAAACGTCAAAATGTGGAACGGGAGCCAGGAAATCAAGAAGGCCACGACAACAGCAGCCACCAGCTTGAGGACTTTGTCcctcttctgcttgtttttcccaAACTCCTGTGCTTTGAGCAAGTGCTTCCTGATCCGCATGTAGCACGTGGTGATCACCATCAAGGGGATGAAGAAGCCCAGGGCATTTTTCAGGAAGGCTGTTGCCACAGACCATTTTGCATAGTTCTCCTGAGGAAAGGCCATAATGCAAGCGTTGACCCCCAAGCTTTCAATGGAGTGAGTGTCACGGAAATAAAAGGTTGGGAGGGAGGACAAACAGGCAAGGCCCCACACAACCAGTGCTGTGAAATAAGCTTTGTGCAGAGTTCTCCTTTGGGAGTGAATAGGGTGGACAATAGCATGGTACCGGTCCACGCTCATGCAGGTGATGAAAAATATACTTGCAAACATGTTCAAGCACAGGACAGAACTGGAGATCTTGCACATGAAAGACCCAAAGAGCCAGTTGTAGCCCTGTGCATAGTAGGTAGCCCAGAAGGGAAGGGTGGCGAGGCACAGCAGGTCCGCCACGGCCAGGTTGAAAATGTAGATGTTGGCGACTGTTTTGGGGCCACTGTGACGACAAAGCACCACAACCACCACGCTGTTgccaaccaaccccaaaaccaaaaccacggagaaaagcactggaatgagtGAAAACTGATAATGTGAAGAGGTAAGTGGGCAGGGAGGGGGTGAACGCAACGCAGCCGATGTGTTTGTCAGGGCTGTGTAGAGCACTTGGAGACTTTCTCTGGGGGTGACGACCAGGGAGTAGTTGCTCTGCATGTTGGTGCTGGTGGAAAGGGAGTTTCTGCAGGCAATTCATGCACTAGCAGCACTGTTCTATCACATTGCTCACCTGCAGATCACAAACCATGTGTTAGACACGCAGCCAGCTTAGCTCTGGAATCACACAGtcacaataaaacaaaacccattgGAAATGCTGCTGACATCCCAGGCAACCCTGCTGGAGCCCTCTCCTCTGCCCCACTGACAGCACACAATCAGCCCTAGGGAGGTCACAGCACTTTGTGATTAGCCTGGCAGAGAAGCAAGCAGCTGGGGTTTATCTGTGATTACAGATGGCGCTTTCTGTggccagcagagcagcaagatTCTTGACTCAGGAGCTGGAGACACTTCAGCGACCAAAGGTCCTTGGGATccttttctcagctttcttATACTATTTCCAGCACTCTGCACAGTTAAAATGATGTGGAAAGGCAGCACTTACCAGTGGGGATCAGGTACTTCACACCTGAGGGTCCCCCAGGAGCTCACAGCCTTTTAACAGGGCTATAGGAAAGGAAGCTTTGACCTTGTTTTAGTTCACAGGCTGGCTACGCAGACACTGAAGGGTCTTTGCTAAATACCAGTTACTGTCATAGCCCTTCTCAAAGCAAACCTGCATCTCCTCCCCTTGTGACGGCTTTTAATCAgagtaaatgaaatatttcccGTGTAGATACAAGTCAAGCACTCAGTCCTCACAGGTACTGGATTTAACAGGAGTATTTGCCATTCATTTAGAAAGATCAGGACTGGGTTTCAGGAGGGGGAAATGTAGCTATAAACCAGCCAAAATAGGAGAGCCTGTCTGTGTTCCGGTTCAAGAGCTCGTGTCTGCACTCCAAGCAAGGCACATTTCAAACTTCAAGACTTTATAGGCAATAAAGAAGATATCAGCtccagatattttattttacataatagaaaaatcctttttaatcGAGTCCTAATGGAACCAGGCATTTAGGAATTCTGAACAGGAGCTCTGACCAAGACACCAGGGTTGGGCAATGATTTCTCAATGAACAGAAGGCAACTGCTCATTTCCaacacatttttctctattaaCAGTGTAATGTACCGTTACGAGCTTATCATTTGCCTGATGCAAAATATGCAATGTGCTACTTTGAATATACTGACATAAGATTAATTCTATTGTCTCGACAATGACAGCTCAATAGGAGAATATTAATGCACATTTTTGCAGAGTGCCGGTATTTCAAGTCCCCAAAACTGGATGAGAAGCCCACGTTCTGTTATCAAACAGGTCttaaaacagaggaaagctTTTGGTTTGGGGACAGCAAAGGTTCAGGAGAGGGTCTGGAGCCCCATTTCACTCTCACTTTAACATACAGAAGCTCAGAACTAGTCACAAAGCATTACGTATGTCACTTATTCCTAATAGAGGGACCGCACCATAGTTAATTTTAGCTACCTTCCCAAGAACAAGGTTTCATTGACAAACATGCTCCCCCCTCTGCATATGAACAACTGGTGGCTTAGAATCTGCTTCAAAGCTGGTCATTCCTACTACTACTTAAGACACAATGAGGCATTTTATCACAAATCGAATCAAATCAATGGGAATTACATTCTAAGAGCAGATAGAAAACATACCTCTCACAGCTCACACTCATCTGGGTGTAGCTCTAGAGTTATGTGCTCCTTTCCTCCGCTTTCCTCCTACCAAGTGTCACCACCAGCAATCTCCTCGCTCATATCTTCCATTTTCCCGCTGGGACACTTTAACCTACGTAACTCGAGAACGGCAAGATGAACGCCTGccagcttcttttccttttggaagcagagcagtgggagAACCCCCCTTTCCAAGGCCACGTGAACACATGCAGTAAATCAGGAGAGAGGAACAAGgcaacctaaaaaaaaaagagcagcagcagcagcaaggaaaaggcaaatCCCACAAATAgctctgcagttttcttctgcagctctggtgCCAAGAGGATacagcccctcctgcccctcagATGCACATGGTGCCCACGTGCCAGCCTCCGTGCAAGGATTCAGGAGGGAACTCCCATGTGCTCTATGGAGTCCCAGCACTTGCCAACACGATTGAGAGTGGAATAGGCTGTTAGTGCTCGCAGGGCTGACCATTATGTGAACACGTCgaggcagaaagcagaggaacaaCACAGCATTCacaccagcactgcctgtggAAGGGGGCTGATCCTGTCCCCCCCGTTAACAGGACAGGAAAGTCACTGCCCAAGTCCTTGCAAAGACACACACGCTGCTTGAGCCAAGGAGAGCAGCGGGATGGATCCACGTGGCAGAGAGGGGGCTTGGCTCTGAGCCTGCGCTGGGGTAGCATGCGGCCAGAGGAAGCAGATGGGGAAGGCTGCGGGTTCACATCAGTTTCACTGAGCTTTCACATCTGCTTCTTCCCTGTGTTACACACTCCATTCGGCCCCAGCCTCCTCTCCCTGGAAGGAGCAACAAAGAGGCTCCTGGAGGACAAGCACTGTAAGTGACTGTC
Above is a genomic segment from Strigops habroptila isolate Jane chromosome 9, bStrHab1.2.pri, whole genome shotgun sequence containing:
- the AGTR2 gene encoding type-2 angiotensin II receptor produces the protein MQSNYSLVVTPRESLQVLYTALTNTSAALRSPPPCPLTSSHYQFSLIPVLFSVVLVLGLVGNSVVVVVLCRHSGPKTVANIYIFNLAVADLLCLATLPFWATYYAQGYNWLFGSFMCKISSSVLCLNMFASIFFITCMSVDRYHAIVHPIHSQRRTLHKAYFTALVVWGLACLSSLPTFYFRDTHSIESLGVNACIMAFPQENYAKWSVATAFLKNALGFFIPLMVITTCYMRIRKHLLKAQEFGKNKQKRDKVLKLVAAVVVAFLISWLPFHILTFLDALAHMNIIISCAVTGLIDTALPFGICMAFANSCINPLLYCFIGNQFQEKLHRLFKRQVYQFNSHRESSSLRKGSCFRDAETPVGKEGEPESLL